In Mercurialis annua linkage group LG5, ddMerAnnu1.2, whole genome shotgun sequence, a single genomic region encodes these proteins:
- the LOC126682960 gene encoding uncharacterized protein LOC126682960 translates to MMESELQNLIIKLSSTTSSRSNCPSPQDQEAVFDEYEHRYTSLKDIILDSPPSNLALSYDQSYYHEFDPSNIMIRNQLVKHAASVYVQSATILVNRNQNWVSRFWEQVKIRVSSFSCWNCYYFCDPLRACFLAIYYSVGGALNRMMIIRE, encoded by the coding sequence ATGATGGAATCAGAACTTCAAAACCTCATCATCAAATTATCATCAACAACATCTTCAAGAAGTAATTGTCCTTCGCCGCAAGATCAAGAAGCGGTATTCGATGAATATGAGCATAGGTACACAAGTTTGAAAGATATAATTCTTGATTCACCTCCAAGTAATCTTGCATTAAGCTATGATCAATCATATTATCATGAATTTGATCCTTCAAATATTATGATCAGAAATCAATTAGTGAAGCATGCCGCCTCCGTTTACGTTCAATCCGCTACGATACTCGTTAATAGAAATCAAAATTGGGTTTCAAGATTTTGGGAGCAAGTGAAAATTAGGGTTTCATCATTTTCTTGTTGGAATTGCTATTATTTTTGTGACCCCTTAAGAGCATGCTTTTTGGCTATATATTATTCCGTTGGTGGTGCTTTGAATAGGATGATGATTATTAGAGAATAA